From the genome of Geobacter sp. SVR, one region includes:
- a CDS encoding glycosyltransferase family 9 protein, whose protein sequence is MTSRIALLKAVDALLGRLAVPLATLCSPRAQRSEAIGSILLIRPGGIGDAVLLIPAIQAIRKKFPSADITVLAERRNAAAFQLCSEVNRVLLYDRISDFLAVLRTTYDVVIDTEQLHRLSAVVARLTRAPVSIGYGTNQRSRLFTHSIPYSHDTYEIDSFLGMLEPLGIGLHGVPERFLAVPDNALRTAASLLESLAGRPFAALFPGASIPERRWGADRFRQVAERLAAFGIPAVVVGGREDREQGEEITAGGMGLDLAGRTSLSETAAVLQESTLLVSGDSGILHLAVGLGKPTVSLFGPGRGKKWAPRGHHIVINKELPCSPCTTFGTTPPCWNSVQCMRDIAVDEVFNAVMMLLAAESALPSACCKKEWIVVQNNIKR, encoded by the coding sequence ATGACAAGCCGGATTGCACTGCTCAAGGCTGTTGATGCGCTCCTTGGGCGCCTAGCAGTGCCGCTGGCGACCCTCTGTTCCCCCAGAGCACAACGATCAGAAGCGATCGGTTCCATCCTCCTCATTCGCCCCGGCGGCATAGGCGATGCCGTACTTCTGATCCCTGCGATTCAAGCGATCAGAAAGAAATTTCCCTCAGCTGACATCACGGTATTGGCCGAGCGCCGCAACGCCGCTGCTTTCCAGCTCTGCTCCGAGGTAAACAGGGTCCTCCTTTATGATCGTATTTCCGACTTTCTTGCCGTACTCCGCACCACCTATGACGTGGTCATCGACACTGAGCAGTTGCATCGTCTCTCGGCAGTGGTGGCCCGCCTGACCCGGGCACCGGTCTCGATCGGCTACGGCACCAACCAGCGGTCCCGTCTGTTCACCCATTCCATTCCGTATTCCCACGACACGTACGAAATCGATAGTTTTCTGGGAATGCTGGAGCCGTTGGGGATCGGACTGCATGGGGTTCCGGAACGCTTCCTGGCTGTGCCGGACAATGCCCTCCGGACGGCGGCTTCATTGCTGGAGTCTCTGGCCGGCCGGCCGTTCGCGGCTCTTTTTCCCGGCGCCAGCATTCCGGAACGCAGATGGGGGGCGGACAGGTTCCGGCAGGTAGCGGAGAGGCTGGCCGCCTTCGGGATTCCGGCGGTGGTGGTCGGGGGAAGGGAGGATCGGGAGCAGGGGGAGGAGATTACTGCCGGTGGGATGGGACTGGACCTGGCGGGGCGGACCTCGTTGTCCGAAACCGCGGCGGTGCTTCAGGAGAGCACTTTGCTGGTGAGTGGTGATTCGGGAATATTGCACCTGGCGGTGGGGCTGGGAAAGCCGACCGTGTCACTGTTCGGGCCGGGCAGAGGGAAAAAATGGGCTCCCAGGGGCCATCATATCGTGATCAACAAAGAGCTTCCCTGCTCTCCCTGTACCACCTTCGGCACCACCCCACCGTGCTGGAACAGCGTTCAGTGCATGCGCGATATTGCGGTGGACGAGGTGTTCAACGCGGTGATGATGCTGCTGGCCGCGGAAAGTGCGCTCCCTTCAGCGTGCTGCAAAAAAGAGTGGATCGTGGTTCAGAACAACATCAAGCGCTGA
- the rfbB gene encoding dTDP-glucose 4,6-dehydratase produces MAFSPTSILVTGGAGFIGANFIHSFITNNPACNVVNLDCLTYAGNLKNLAAVENHPGYRFVKGDIGDAALVASILAEHRIDAVVHFAAESHVDRSISGPEIFVRTNVLGSQVLLEESRKHWQSGTVADFRFLQISTDEVYGSLGDTGYFTEETPLAPNSPYSASKAGADMLVRAYHETYGMPTLNTRCSNNYGPYHFPEKLIPLMIHNIINRKPLPVYGDGLNVRDWLHVRDHAAAVETVLKQAAPGSVYNIGGNNEWKNIDIVNLVCDLLDGRLGRPTGENRSLITFVKDRPGHDRRYAIDASKLKRDLGWEPAYTFERGIAETIDWYLANQEWVSEVTSGAYREYYARHYEGAAQ; encoded by the coding sequence ATGGCATTTTCTCCCACATCCATTCTGGTAACCGGCGGCGCAGGCTTCATCGGTGCCAACTTCATCCACTCTTTTATCACCAATAACCCCGCCTGCAACGTCGTAAATCTGGATTGCCTGACCTATGCCGGCAATCTCAAAAATCTGGCGGCGGTCGAAAATCACCCCGGTTACCGTTTCGTCAAGGGGGATATCGGCGATGCAGCCCTGGTGGCAAGCATCCTGGCCGAACACCGTATCGATGCCGTGGTGCATTTTGCCGCCGAGTCCCATGTGGACCGCTCCATCAGCGGGCCCGAGATCTTCGTACGTACCAATGTTCTGGGGAGCCAGGTGCTGCTGGAGGAGAGTCGCAAACACTGGCAGTCGGGCACTGTCGCGGATTTTCGTTTTCTGCAGATTTCCACCGACGAAGTGTATGGTAGTCTGGGGGACACCGGTTACTTCACCGAGGAGACCCCCCTTGCCCCCAACTCCCCCTATTCGGCCAGCAAAGCCGGGGCCGATATGCTGGTGCGGGCCTACCACGAAACCTACGGCATGCCAACCCTCAACACGCGCTGCTCCAACAATTACGGCCCCTATCATTTTCCCGAAAAGCTGATCCCGCTCATGATCCACAACATCATCAACAGGAAGCCGTTGCCGGTCTACGGTGATGGCCTGAATGTGCGCGACTGGCTGCATGTCCGCGATCACGCCGCCGCCGTGGAAACGGTGCTGAAGCAGGCCGCTCCCGGTTCGGTCTACAACATCGGCGGCAACAACGAGTGGAAGAACATCGATATCGTCAACCTGGTCTGCGACCTGCTGGACGGGCGCCTGGGGCGTCCGACAGGGGAAAACCGCAGCCTGATCACCTTTGTCAAGGATCGCCCCGGCCATGACCGGCGTTATGCCATCGATGCCTCGAAACTGAAGCGTGACCTGGGGTGGGAGCCGGCCTATACTTTTGAGCGTGGCATCGCCGAAACCATCGACTGGTACCTGGCCAACCAGGAGTGGGTGAGTGAGGTGACTTCCGGCGCGTACCGGGAGTATTACGCCCGGCATTACGAAGGAGCTGCACAATGA
- the rfbD gene encoding dTDP-4-dehydrorhamnose reductase produces the protein MILVVGCNGMLGRDLMTLLGEKARGVDLGEIDITDLESTERTLTALHPSVVINCAAYTDVDGCETNAETAMQVNGEGVGYLAMATRAIGAKLVQVSTDYVFDGGKGTPYQEDDLPRPLNVYGESKLAGEMNAAFNPDHLIVRTQWLYGLHGKNFVEIMLKLAGEKDQLAVVDDQVGSPTWTVDLARAIVALVDNGCQGIYHAANEGFCSWNEFARAIFEEAGLTVTVNGMTTEQLNRPARRPLYSTLDCSKLRQDTGIALRPWREALRSYMASRTNKH, from the coding sequence ATGATCCTGGTGGTTGGCTGCAACGGCATGCTGGGGCGCGACCTGATGACGCTCCTGGGGGAGAAGGCCCGTGGTGTGGACTTGGGTGAGATCGATATCACCGATCTCGAATCCACCGAGCGCACTCTGACGGCACTGCACCCTTCGGTAGTGATCAACTGCGCCGCCTATACCGATGTGGATGGCTGTGAAACCAATGCTGAAACCGCCATGCAGGTCAATGGCGAAGGTGTGGGGTACCTGGCCATGGCCACCCGCGCCATCGGGGCGAAACTGGTACAGGTCAGCACCGACTATGTCTTTGACGGCGGCAAGGGCACTCCCTATCAGGAAGATGACCTGCCACGCCCCCTGAATGTCTATGGCGAGTCGAAACTGGCCGGCGAGATGAATGCCGCCTTCAATCCCGATCACCTGATCGTGCGCACTCAATGGCTGTATGGCCTGCACGGCAAGAACTTCGTGGAAATCATGCTAAAATTGGCAGGCGAGAAAGACCAGCTCGCGGTGGTGGACGACCAGGTCGGTTCTCCCACCTGGACGGTCGATCTGGCGCGGGCCATCGTGGCCCTGGTCGATAACGGGTGTCAGGGCATCTACCATGCCGCCAATGAGGGTTTCTGCTCGTGGAACGAGTTTGCACGGGCTATTTTCGAGGAGGCCGGTCTGACCGTAACGGTCAACGGCATGACTACCGAGCAGTTGAACCGGCCTGCCCGCAGGCCGCTCTACTCGACGCTGGACTGCAGCAAGCTGCGACAGGATACCGGAATAGCGCTCCGGCCCTGGCGCGAGGCACTCCGTTCGTATATGGCTTCGAGAACAAATAAACACTAG
- a CDS encoding cupin domain-containing protein — MERGERPWGSYLVLDENTSYKIKRIEVKPGERLSLQKHHHRSEHWIVVSGIAKVTCGEQEFFVNVNESTFIPVGKQHRLENPGKIPLVIIEVQSGEYLGEDDIVRFDDDYNRCEVHAEL, encoded by the coding sequence ATGGAACGGGGAGAACGCCCCTGGGGCTCATATCTGGTGCTGGATGAGAATACCAGCTACAAGATCAAGCGGATCGAGGTCAAGCCGGGCGAACGCCTGTCGCTGCAGAAACATCATCACCGCAGCGAGCACTGGATCGTGGTATCCGGTATTGCCAAGGTGACCTGCGGCGAGCAGGAATTTTTCGTCAATGTCAACGAATCCACCTTTATTCCGGTTGGGAAGCAGCACCGCCTCGAGAACCCGGGCAAGATCCCCCTGGTGATCATCGAGGTGCAGAGCGGCGAGTATCTGGGAGAAGACGACATCGTCCGCTTCGACGATGACTACAACCGTTGCGAGGTGCATGCTGAACTGTAG
- a CDS encoding mannose-1-phosphate guanylyltransferase, protein MYIVILAGGSGTRFWPLSRAARPKQLISITGDRTMLQRTVERVLPLKPKRILIVTNVLQAAETERQVTHYRGVAIDVIAEPCARNTAPAIGLAATIIAAHDPAGLMVVLPADHFIRNEEALRETLESAAHAARNGYLMTLGIMPSRPETGYGYIEADMDLRGSGPFPVRRFVEKPPLEQAIRYLDEGNFFWNSGMFVWRADTILSEIAAHMPALGQALAGITFNGDVWELSDLDNQIEAVYSGVENTSIDYGVMERSERVQVVPVEMGWSDVGSWSALPEVVEPDAAGTVCINAAGMVSIDSSDCLIYADKQMVAAVGVNNLIVVSTPDALLVCERDRAQEVKKVVEELNLRGSSTFL, encoded by the coding sequence GTGTATATCGTTATTCTCGCAGGCGGATCAGGAACGAGATTCTGGCCATTATCGAGGGCTGCCAGGCCGAAACAGCTGATTTCGATCACCGGCGACAGGACCATGCTTCAACGCACGGTGGAGCGGGTGCTGCCCCTCAAGCCGAAGCGTATTCTGATCGTTACCAATGTGCTCCAGGCAGCAGAGACGGAACGGCAGGTGACCCATTATCGTGGCGTCGCCATCGATGTGATCGCTGAGCCATGCGCCAGAAATACGGCCCCGGCCATCGGCCTGGCAGCGACCATCATCGCTGCCCACGATCCGGCCGGCTTGATGGTCGTGCTGCCGGCCGACCATTTCATCAGGAATGAAGAGGCCCTGCGCGAAACGCTCGAATCCGCGGCCCATGCCGCTCGGAACGGGTACCTGATGACGCTGGGAATCATGCCGTCCCGCCCCGAAACCGGATACGGCTATATCGAGGCCGATATGGACCTTCGCGGGAGCGGACCGTTTCCGGTGCGGCGTTTCGTTGAAAAGCCCCCCCTGGAGCAGGCCATCCGCTATCTGGACGAAGGCAATTTCTTTTGGAATAGCGGCATGTTCGTCTGGCGGGCCGATACCATCCTGAGCGAAATCGCGGCCCACATGCCTGCACTGGGACAGGCACTGGCCGGAATCACCTTCAACGGCGATGTCTGGGAACTGTCGGACCTGGACAACCAGATCGAGGCTGTCTACAGCGGAGTTGAAAACACCTCGATCGATTACGGCGTGATGGAGCGCTCCGAGCGGGTGCAGGTCGTGCCGGTGGAGATGGGCTGGAGCGACGTGGGCAGTTGGAGCGCCCTGCCCGAAGTGGTGGAACCGGATGCCGCAGGAACGGTATGCATCAATGCCGCCGGCATGGTTTCAATCGATTCGAGCGATTGCCTGATATATGCCGATAAACAGATGGTGGCTGCAGTTGGTGTCAATAACCTGATAGTGGTTTCAACCCCCGATGCACTGCTGGTCTGTGAACGAGACCGCGCCCAGGAGGTCAAAAAGGTGGTGGAGGAGCTGAACCTCCGCGGCAGCAGCACCTTTCTGTAA
- the bioF gene encoding 8-amino-7-oxononanoate synthase, protein MRDSIHDELQQIRSRGLYRATRLIQGRQTARVTLEGGEVLLLCSNNYLGLAEHPALAEASVRAIRSFGASGGASRLVSGTMELHEQLESTVAAFKGTESALVFNSGYAANTGIIPALVGRGDVIFSDRLNHASIVDGALLSGARLVRYPHNDVNALARLMTKHRGSGRCLIVTDGVFSMDGDLAPLSALAELKHRHDALLMIDDAHGCGVLGAGGRGSAELLGVMEETDIHVGTLGKAMGSFGAYAAVSSEMRELLINRARSFIFSTSLPPAVLAASVAALEIVASPEGTGLRKRLCDNAVLFRQLLAGHGFAVGDSSTQIIPIMCGDAQVTMRFSEELLHEGVFVQGIRPPTVPANSCRLRCTVMATHSREDLTWAAGRIAAAGRRLGVV, encoded by the coding sequence ATGCGCGATTCCATACATGATGAACTGCAGCAGATACGTAGCCGGGGACTGTACCGGGCGACACGTCTGATTCAGGGGCGGCAAACGGCCCGGGTCACCCTGGAGGGGGGAGAGGTGCTCCTGCTCTGTTCCAACAACTACCTCGGTCTGGCGGAGCATCCCGCGCTTGCGGAGGCCTCCGTCCGGGCGATCCGGAGCTTCGGAGCCTCCGGCGGCGCCTCGCGCCTCGTTTCCGGCACCATGGAACTGCACGAGCAGCTCGAGTCGACCGTGGCCGCTTTCAAGGGGACGGAATCCGCTTTGGTCTTTAACAGCGGCTATGCGGCTAATACCGGTATAATTCCGGCGCTGGTCGGGCGCGGGGACGTGATCTTCAGCGACCGCCTCAATCATGCCAGCATCGTCGATGGTGCTTTGCTCTCCGGAGCCCGGTTGGTGCGGTATCCCCATAATGACGTGAATGCTCTGGCCCGGCTGATGACGAAACATCGCGGTAGCGGGCGCTGCCTGATTGTGACTGACGGCGTGTTCAGCATGGATGGCGATCTGGCTCCGCTCTCCGCTCTGGCTGAACTCAAGCATCGCCACGACGCCCTGCTGATGATCGACGATGCCCATGGCTGCGGCGTGCTGGGGGCAGGGGGCAGGGGCTCTGCCGAGCTTTTGGGGGTGATGGAGGAGACAGACATCCATGTGGGCACCCTCGGCAAAGCCATGGGGAGTTTCGGCGCCTATGCGGCGGTTTCTTCCGAGATGCGCGAGCTGCTGATCAACCGTGCCCGCAGCTTTATCTTTTCAACCTCGCTGCCCCCTGCGGTACTGGCCGCATCCGTGGCCGCACTGGAGATTGTGGCCTCTCCGGAGGGAACGGGCCTGAGGAAGAGGCTTTGTGACAATGCCGTCCTGTTCAGGCAACTGTTGGCCGGGCACGGATTCGCGGTCGGCGACAGCAGTACGCAAATCATTCCGATCATGTGCGGAGATGCGCAGGTTACCATGAGATTTTCAGAGGAACTGCTGCATGAGGGGGTGTTTGTCCAGGGAATTCGTCCTCCCACGGTGCCTGCCAACAGCTGCCGGCTGCGTTGTACGGTCATGGCCACCCATTCCCGCGAAGATCTCACCTGGGCTGCCGGGCGGATTGCAGCGGCAGGCCGGCGTCTGGGGGTTGTCTGA
- a CDS encoding alpha/beta fold hydrolase, whose product MAWFAARDGKGLWYEDHGQGPAVVLLHGWCMSSAIWQLQVQSLCRSFRIIAPDLRGHGRSEYDSGDCSLAQFSEDTAALIQYLDLEHVFLVGWSLGGQVALEATRLVRERLAGLVLVGATPCFTASESFPHGLGRMEADGMALKVRRNIVRALEGFTARMFSAGELDEPQRAEQVRRVLDRVPVPETSVALESLQSLADADLRPLLSAIDLPTLIINGDMDRICLPAASDYLARHIPTSRQVILPGVAHAPFLSRPEEFNDHLSRFISEVL is encoded by the coding sequence ATGGCCTGGTTCGCTGCTCGGGACGGAAAAGGCCTGTGGTACGAGGATCACGGCCAGGGACCTGCGGTGGTGCTGCTGCATGGCTGGTGCATGTCATCTGCGATATGGCAGCTTCAAGTGCAGTCCCTTTGCCGTTCGTTCCGTATCATCGCCCCTGATCTGCGCGGCCACGGCAGATCGGAATATGACAGTGGCGACTGCAGTCTGGCGCAATTTTCCGAGGATACGGCCGCGCTGATTCAGTATTTGGATCTGGAGCATGTTTTTCTGGTCGGGTGGTCGCTGGGGGGGCAGGTGGCGCTGGAGGCCACCCGGCTGGTGCGGGAACGCTTGGCCGGCCTGGTACTGGTGGGTGCAACTCCCTGTTTCACCGCCTCGGAGAGTTTTCCACATGGCCTGGGACGGATGGAGGCCGACGGCATGGCGCTCAAGGTCAGGCGCAATATCGTACGGGCGCTGGAAGGGTTCACGGCGCGCATGTTCTCTGCCGGGGAGCTGGACGAGCCGCAGCGTGCCGAGCAGGTACGCCGGGTACTGGACCGGGTGCCTGTCCCCGAGACGAGCGTTGCCCTGGAGAGCCTCCAGTCCCTGGCTGATGCCGATCTGCGGCCGCTGCTTTCTGCAATCGATCTGCCGACGCTGATCATCAACGGCGATATGGATCGGATCTGCCTGCCGGCAGCATCCGATTACCTGGCTCGTCATATTCCTACCAGCCGGCAGGTGATCCTGCCGGGGGTCGCGCATGCGCCCTTCCTGAGCAGGCCGGAGGAGTTCAACGACCACCTGAGCCGGTTCATCTCGGAGGTGCTGTGA
- a CDS encoding methyltransferase domain-containing protein, protein MNTGAAKERVGSSFHRQAAEYDRHTVVQKRVIARLDELIAHHASREPLRLLDIGCGTGGLLAAMQKRYPLSGLCGLDLAFNMSHMASSRFDGAALIVNGDAERLPFCDQAFDLVVSASTLQWVPRLDRCFREFHRVSSGDGLICVAFFGEKTLWELQASYREALRRGGIEERSSRLRRFMTRDEVAQALSGLGFRQLTVTSEIELEQHADVPDLLRAIKGTGAATPAGSAAGGLGWRRVLNDMADIYRSRFMQNGKIPATYEVIYVIARG, encoded by the coding sequence GTGAACACGGGGGCCGCAAAGGAAAGGGTCGGCAGCTCTTTTCATCGTCAGGCCGCCGAATACGACCGTCATACGGTTGTACAGAAGCGGGTGATTGCCCGCCTTGACGAATTGATTGCACATCATGCGTCCAGAGAGCCCTTGCGGTTGTTGGATATCGGCTGCGGAACCGGCGGCCTGCTGGCTGCCATGCAGAAGCGTTATCCGCTCTCCGGCCTGTGCGGCCTCGATCTGGCCTTCAACATGTCCCATATGGCATCCTCCCGTTTCGACGGGGCTGCCCTGATCGTTAATGGCGATGCTGAACGGCTTCCTTTTTGCGATCAGGCCTTTGACCTGGTCGTCTCCGCCTCCACGCTGCAGTGGGTGCCGCGACTGGACCGCTGTTTTCGGGAGTTCCACCGAGTGTCGAGTGGAGATGGGCTGATATGCGTTGCCTTCTTTGGAGAAAAGACCCTGTGGGAGCTTCAGGCAAGCTACCGGGAAGCGCTGAGGCGCGGCGGCATCGAGGAGCGCAGTAGCAGGCTGCGCCGATTCATGACACGGGACGAAGTGGCGCAGGCGCTCTCGGGACTCGGCTTCAGACAGCTGACAGTGACAAGTGAAATCGAGCTGGAGCAGCATGCCGATGTTCCCGATCTGCTGCGCGCCATCAAGGGGACCGGGGCCGCTACACCGGCAGGGAGCGCTGCGGGGGGCTTGGGATGGCGCAGGGTGCTGAACGATATGGCAGATATCTACCGGTCGAGATTCATGCAGAACGGGAAGATACCGGCCACCTACGAAGTCATCTACGTCATCGCACGCGGCTGA
- a CDS encoding ABC transporter ATP-binding protein, producing the protein MTTEYESVLSGEDLRKRYKVTAGLTAPAGMLTALDGVSLELRRGEILGIAGESGCGKSTLGKILAGLVTMDGGQVQYHGTTVTGLSSAARADFRRQTQMIFQDPFSSLNPRMRVGDIIAEPLVIARSGDAASRRGSVEDIMAKVGLPAEHINRFPHEFSGGQRQRIGIARALAASPEIIIADEPVSSLDVSIQAQIINLLQEMKSAYDLSLMIISHDLSVLRHICDRIIIMYLGIVVESAPASMLFRRCLHPYTEALISAIPKINRKQDEKGLLLQGDIPSPLAIPSGCRFHPRCRYAQDICRRQTPGLDEKLPSHHAACHFSESLYLSGT; encoded by the coding sequence ATGACTACGGAATACGAAAGCGTACTCAGCGGAGAAGATCTTCGCAAACGTTACAAAGTGACAGCCGGGCTGACGGCGCCCGCCGGCATGCTGACCGCTCTGGACGGTGTTTCTCTTGAATTGCGGCGAGGAGAGATCCTGGGAATAGCCGGGGAATCGGGCTGCGGCAAGTCCACCTTGGGCAAGATCCTGGCAGGGCTGGTCACAATGGACGGTGGGCAGGTGCAGTACCACGGCACCACTGTTACGGGGTTATCGTCCGCAGCACGGGCAGACTTCCGTCGCCAGACACAGATGATCTTTCAGGACCCGTTCTCCTCGCTGAATCCCCGCATGCGCGTCGGCGACATCATTGCCGAGCCGCTGGTAATCGCACGCTCGGGGGATGCCGCATCGCGGCGCGGGTCGGTCGAGGACATCATGGCAAAGGTCGGTCTTCCCGCGGAACACATCAACCGTTTTCCGCACGAATTCTCCGGAGGCCAGCGCCAGCGCATCGGAATCGCACGCGCTTTGGCCGCCTCCCCCGAAATCATCATCGCCGACGAGCCGGTATCGTCGCTGGATGTCTCCATCCAGGCCCAGATCATCAATCTGCTGCAGGAGATGAAGTCGGCCTACGACCTGTCGCTGATGATCATTTCCCATGACCTTTCCGTACTGCGGCACATCTGCGACCGGATAATCATCATGTACCTCGGCATCGTCGTTGAGAGCGCCCCTGCATCGATGCTGTTCCGCCGCTGTCTGCACCCCTATACCGAAGCGCTCATCTCGGCCATTCCCAAGATCAACCGGAAACAGGACGAGAAGGGGCTGCTCCTGCAGGGGGACATCCCTTCTCCGCTCGCTATACCTTCCGGCTGCCGCTTTCATCCCCGCTGCCGCTATGCCCAGGATATCTGCCGCCGGCAAACGCCGGGGCTGGATGAAAAGCTCCCCTCTCACCATGCCGCCTGCCATTTCAGCGAGTCCCTCTACCTGTCGGGTACCTGA
- a CDS encoding ABC transporter ATP-binding protein has protein sequence MSLLSIDNLHTCFRTAAGPLPAVNGVSFSIEKGETVALVGESGSGKSMTALSVMRLVPPPGFIRSGSITFDGCDLLSLADQDMRSIRGSRISMVFQEPMTSLNPVLRIGDQLTEPLRLHRALNRTKAAEKATELLQVVGIPAAGDRMRDYPHQLSGGMRQRVMIAMALACDPALLIADEPTTALDVTIQAQILELIDSLRRSVDMGILLITHDLGIVAERSDRTCVMYAGRIVESAPSAELLRHPGHPYTRALLASLPQNAEPGKPLATLAGQPPGITAASRGCGFCDRCPVSLPECRQELPELREISPGHHVRCWNLP, from the coding sequence ATGTCCCTGCTTTCCATCGACAACCTGCATACCTGCTTCAGGACCGCTGCTGGCCCCCTTCCCGCCGTCAACGGAGTGAGCTTCTCTATTGAAAAGGGGGAGACGGTTGCGCTGGTGGGTGAATCGGGATCGGGCAAATCCATGACCGCTCTCTCTGTAATGCGTCTGGTCCCCCCGCCGGGGTTCATCCGGTCGGGAAGCATCACCTTCGACGGCTGCGACCTTCTCTCCCTGGCCGATCAGGACATGCGCTCGATCCGGGGCAGCCGCATCTCCATGGTCTTTCAGGAACCCATGACCTCGCTGAATCCGGTTCTGCGCATCGGAGACCAGCTTACGGAACCGCTCAGACTGCATCGTGCCCTGAACCGTACCAAAGCCGCCGAAAAAGCCACGGAATTGCTCCAGGTCGTCGGCATTCCCGCAGCAGGCGACCGTATGCGGGATTACCCCCACCAGTTAAGCGGCGGCATGCGCCAGCGGGTCATGATCGCCATGGCCCTGGCCTGCGACCCGGCCCTGCTGATCGCCGATGAGCCGACCACCGCCCTGGATGTGACCATCCAGGCCCAGATCCTGGAACTGATCGACTCGTTGCGCCGTTCCGTGGACATGGGAATACTCCTGATCACCCACGATCTCGGGATTGTGGCGGAACGATCCGACCGCACCTGCGTCATGTACGCGGGGCGCATCGTGGAGTCTGCCCCCAGCGCGGAACTGCTCCGTCATCCCGGGCACCCCTACACCCGGGCCTTGCTGGCATCCCTTCCCCAGAATGCCGAACCGGGCAAGCCCCTGGCCACGCTGGCCGGGCAGCCCCCCGGAATCACGGCCGCTTCCCGGGGCTGCGGTTTCTGCGACCGCTGTCCTGTTTCCTTGCCAGAATGCCGGCAGGAACTGCCCGAACTCCGGGAGATATCCCCCGGACACCATGTCCGCTGCTGGAATCTGCCATGA
- a CDS encoding SpoIID/LytB domain-containing protein produces MRISLLIIVALAVVFLGGDLHLQAAVAPSETIRVAIVKNAGTVVVDGDGLLATRETGEAVALVPPVSITGGRDQLIVNGTAFRQLTFAASSAVKINGKPYRGMVEILPGEKGLLAVNQLPLEDYLVGLINCEISSAWPIEAVKAQAVIARTYALNRKAARKNAVYHLESSVMDQVYDGCLIEDSRARRAVEETAGEVLTYNKSIIQAFYHSSCGGKTEAAENVWGASVPYLKGVECEYCLTNPSTSWEQKLTLKDIDEKLRAAGYKVTGVTDLRPGPRNERGRLRNIRAVSGQGEVAISGDQFRKAIGYGIIKSTNFVVKVANGEAVFSGYGNGHGVGLCQWGAKQRALDGFGYAEILTYYYPGTQLKRFFEIS; encoded by the coding sequence ATGCGTATATCATTGTTGATAATAGTGGCTCTTGCCGTTGTTTTTCTAGGAGGGGATCTGCACCTGCAGGCCGCCGTCGCTCCCAGTGAAACGATACGCGTTGCCATTGTCAAAAATGCAGGCACCGTGGTTGTCGACGGCGACGGCCTGCTGGCTACGCGCGAAACCGGCGAGGCGGTGGCGCTTGTTCCTCCGGTCAGCATCACCGGTGGAAGGGACCAGCTGATTGTCAACGGCACCGCGTTTCGCCAGCTCACCTTTGCTGCATCTTCAGCGGTAAAAATCAACGGCAAGCCTTATCGCGGCATGGTTGAGATTCTTCCCGGCGAGAAGGGACTGCTGGCAGTCAACCAGCTGCCCCTGGAAGATTATCTGGTCGGCCTGATCAACTGCGAGATATCATCGGCATGGCCCATCGAGGCGGTCAAGGCCCAGGCGGTGATTGCCAGAACCTACGCCCTCAACCGCAAGGCGGCTCGTAAGAATGCGGTGTATCATCTTGAATCGTCCGTCATGGACCAGGTGTATGATGGTTGCCTGATCGAAGACAGCCGGGCGCGACGGGCCGTTGAAGAAACTGCCGGAGAAGTGCTGACTTACAACAAATCGATCATTCAGGCCTTCTATCACTCCAGTTGCGGCGGAAAAACGGAAGCTGCGGAGAATGTATGGGGAGCATCGGTGCCATACTTGAAAGGGGTCGAGTGCGAATACTGCCTGACCAACCCCTCGACCTCCTGGGAACAGAAGCTCACCTTGAAGGATATCGACGAGAAGCTCAGAGCCGCCGGCTACAAGGTAACGGGGGTGACCGACCTCAGGCCCGGACCTCGTAACGAACGGGGGCGTTTGCGGAATATCAGGGCAGTATCCGGCCAGGGTGAGGTTGCCATCAGCGGCGATCAGTTCCGCAAGGCCATCGGTTATGGTATCATTAAAAGTACCAATTTCGTGGTGAAGGTCGCCAACGGAGAAGCGGTCTTTTCCGGCTACGGCAACGGCCACGGCGTCGGACTGTGCCAGTGGGGTGCCAAACAGCGCGCCCTGGATGGATTCGGATACGCCGAAATTCTGACGTACTACTATCCCGGCACCCAGCTGAAAAGGTTCTTTGAAATTAG